aagagtagggaacaactgccattttctccttttcttcatatgtttttggacacgactctttgctcaacttgatatgattggctaaaggtgagcttaccgatttggctgctttcatgttgaacctttcaagcacccgttcaacatacttttcttgtgacagccacaacttcttggattttctgtcacgaattatctccatgcccaaaatctgcttggctggccctaagtccttcatgtcaaaggacttagataactcttctttgagctttttaatcataaaagcatcttgaccgacaatcaacatgtcatcaacataaagcaacaaaatgataaatttacctccagaaaattgtttgatatagacacaagagtcagcatgagttctcttgtacccattactcaccatgaatgagttgaacttcttattccactgtctcggagcctgcttaagaccatataaacttttcttgagcttgcacaccaaattttctttacctttgacttcaaagcctttgggttgctccatgtatatctcctcttctaaattgccgtggagaaatgcagttttaacatctaactgctcgagctcaagatccatgcttgctgccataccaaggataactcgaatggaagtcatcttcaccaccggtgagaaaatctcatcaaagtcaactcctttcttttgaccaaaacctttgacaaccaaacgagccttgtaccttgtcatgttgtcgtctcttttcaatttgaacacccacttgtttttcaatgctttcctgccctttggaagctccaccagctcataggtatcattctttgataaggaatccatctccgactccattgccttcatccatttgtcactgtcgttatgagctctggcctcctcatatgtttcgggctctccataattagtcaacatgatatactctgatgaagaatacttggtagacggtcttcgacttctgatggatcttctgacctgatcttcattctcttgtagggctggaggctccccctgattgggttctccttgaatctgctcttcttgactaggctccccctgatcagcaatctcatggtctggcacatcttgatcaggctcctcttgattagcattatctgattctgcaggcacttcattggcagttgcttcagggatgtcatcgtgactttcttcatctgaagctaatggatcaactcctctgactgcgccatctggttgtgcctctttatccgaatccccaattgtttgttcttcataaaagaccacgtctctacttcggataaacttcttctggtatgggtcccataatctgtaaccaaaatcttcaccgccataaccaagaaagatgcacggtgtagctttgtagtctaacttcgatctctgctctttgggcacatgcacaaaagctttgcaaccaaacaccttcagatgagagtaagacacatcattaccagtccatactctctctggaacatcaagacctaatggtactgatggagatcggttgatcaaatagcaggctgtccttacagcttcaccccagaactgcttagataactttgcagtcctcaacatacacctgactttctccatgatggttcggttcattctttcagcaacaccgttatgttgtggagttccaggaactgtcttctcatgacgtatgccatgttttacacaatactctctaaactggtgagatgtgtactcgccgccgttgtcgctacgaaggcacttgagaggtttcccagtttccctctccaccatggcatggaactcctggaatgtctgaaacacctggtctttggatttcaacaaatacacccacacccttcgtgaagcatcatcaatataagtaacaaaatatttatttcttccaagtgactcgacttccatgggaccacacacatctgaataaacaagatctaacaagtttcctttctttgtagatggaacagaaaaactaactcttctttgttttccgaataaacaatgctcacaagagtttaacgacgtacctttggcaaagggaatatgagacttctttgccaaaacttgtaggcctttctcgctcatgtggcctagcctcttatgccataagtctagagatgagtcctccacagcattcaactcacctttcaaaaccttggcatttgaccggtacaacgtacaacaaagtcgtgctcttgctaccaccattaagcctttagtaagcttcaattttccttcgccaatatggtgataatatccttgtcgatcaagggtaccgatggatatcagattgagacatatatcaggaatatgtctcacatctttcaacatcaattggcagccgagattagttcttaagcagatatcaccaattccaagaattttggaatagctttcattccccatcttcactatgccaaagtcaccttctttgtatgtactgaagaactcccgtttggacgtagcatggaaggaagctccattatcaaagatccattcaatgtctctgtcagagttgcccatatgcagacattcaccaacagacaatatttctggtacatcaccatagatgacagcggtggtattgccagtatcatctttcttctgattgtttccttccctttgctctctcttccaaactcgacaatttttcttcatatggccttctttgccacagtggtggcatgcacccctgaactttgacttggatcggctaggactcctgccatgacctctaggccctctactcttgcttcttccgcggttctctgtgacaaatacttggctgctatctgtgccagaagtctttctccttgtttcttcattgagcatgctatttttaacattatcaagagtaagaacaccattagaagcagagttacttatactcaccacaaaggtctcccaactgtctggcaaggatccaagtaacaagagcgcttgtagctcgtcctcgatcgtcattttcatagtagccaactggttgatgatattctggaaattgttcaagtgttctgctacacttaaaccatccttgtacttcacattgatgagctctttgatcaagaaggctttcttggctggggtcttcttctcgaacaaggactcaagcttcgtccaaaactcgcgagcattggtttcattagacacatggtgaaaaacactatcatccacccattgtctaattgtgccaatagccttgcgattcatcttcttccactcggcatcggacatgctctcgggcttagcggcatctctttcaattggctcatgcaaatccttgcaatagagaatgtcctccatccttggcttccatgttacccaattggagttggtgagtttgatcatagtgccacttccttccatctcgtagtacgagccaaccgggctctgataccacttgttaggaatgtcggtactacaagatagagaatgcacaaagtaaagtagaaaatggacaccaagaatttatgtggttcggcaatttatgcctacgtccaccaaacgaGGAttaatcttcactatatgaagaatatgagtacaacaagagtagtcttaccaagccaaagacaaggcttgatggatacaagaaagtatgacacAAACTTTCTATAacactaaacttcactcacacaatgtgtagtggaacactctcactctcactcttggagtggaactctagctttggacttgatcctttgctactcactctctcttgattttctattggttacatcacacccatatttataggtgagggcttggcattctactagtttctagttcattcttcaaacctcttagtatagaaaaatctagactagccacatacttgtagcttctagatctttccatttgcaaccaaggaagctagtactctctagcttcttccatcaacttaataacatgctagaattgtctagcatgctccagccatctctcttgcttactagaataatctagaacattgatcatgggctggaccatataccaacaccCATCACATACAAGTAACGTATGTGATGCCTATTAACTCATCGGAGAATGAATCTGCGGTTGGCTTGAGTGATTTGTCTCATGGATTGCTATCATGGAGTTTTAACTTTGATGGATTGGAAACCCTCCCAAGTAAAGTACGTGGTGTGCTTGAGTGATTCGTTGCGTGGATTGCTACTATGGAGTTCGAACTTAGATGGATTGGAAACCCTCCCAAGTAAAGTACGTGATGTGCATTGATTCATAAGTAAAGTAACCTTTGGCTTTGGTTTTATCCTCTAAATTGAATACAATGTGTAACACATTGTCGCTCCTCAACTTTTATGCACACTTCTTGTTAGTAAATTGTAGAAGAAGGCACTATGTGCAGACCAGTTGAACACTAATTGTGAGACCGGTGAAGATTACTTGCTAGTCAAACAAAAAGCCAAACTAACAACAAAATCTGTAGCTTTGGTTTTCAATCTAAATTAATCAATTAGTGCGTAGTGTAGTGACAAAAATGTACCTCGAGGTACAATTTAAGAATCAATCAATCAAAGAGCCAATCTAATTAACACAACACGTAATCATGAACCGTGAAAAAGAATACATGTTTTATAACTATTTCGTAATTAgtttgcatgttagatatttaaggaaagtatgcaagaaaattgctaaaaaaataaatacaaaatagttatcaaacgagCTCCAAAAAGTAAAGGAGCTTTGCAAACTGTTTTTGAGGCTAAGAGTAATGGGTGGGTGCTTTCCATTTCCTTCTTTTCATCCAGAATCTCCTCCACTTTCGCTTCATTTTCGCTCTCCGACGCACCGCCTTTAGCAACGCCGTTCTTCTGGTTTGTGGGGTCTTTAGCCACGCATGTGAGGTCAGAATAAGGGGTAAATATGAGAAactacatgaaaaaaaaaattgtagaaatgatcccttaattttaattcaattggagAAATAGTTCATCAACTGTAATCCAATTGGTTGGAGCATTAGTCCCTCAAATTTGattcaattgtagcaatgattctTACAATACGACTCGTTTTGAAAGAATTTTGACGAAGTAGACGAAAGGGCTATAGCTGCCCGTTTTAAGGAGCTAAGGGACCATTGGTCATAGATTTttaattgagggaccattgctcttGGTTAAAGctgagggatcattgctacaatttcctctatttacaaattacaaaaataaGGTTTTCATGAAACATCAATGCTATGGTTGCCACTGTTTTCATGTGATGCTTTGGGTTTTCATTGTGAATCTACAAACAATATGAGAAAATAAGTAGAGAGTATTAGTAATAACATAAGTACCTTCAAAGTAGACAATTTGCCCATAGCAACACTTTTACTCCAATTTCGTGAAGAAGACTATAAATTAAGTATTTTGTCAATTCAAATTAACAGTTTGTGATCATGTTTATGAAATAAGTAAATTATGATATTGTACCTTAATCCTACTCTTCAACGTTTTCAGTTTGAGCGAGGTGTGATGGTTGTAGACCTGTtacaaaattaacttttaaatatATTTCAAACTAATGTAATAAAATGTACTGCAGTAcataactttaaaacaaaaaaaatattattataccTTATTTAGGGGAAATGTATGGTTACGATTAATTTTCTTCCTGCTGCCACATAATTGTGCAATTGATAATCATGTATTTTGTATAActctaaataattaattggtaaACATATTATAAAGAAAAAACTATTGTGAAGGATATATAGCCATGATGAGTAGGATTATACCTAATTcgttgaactttttttttaggACTGTATTATGTAAGTAGGAGTTGCAGTATTCATTTATGCTAAAGTATTTTTCATGCGCCACCTATataggattgaattacattgggCAACAATTGTGACATGATTGGTGATATGCTTGTCAATTACAATGCTGAAATTAAATGATTTAGACCTAATTTGACCGgagtgttgattttttttttgtcatttatgCTCGCATTAGGAACAAGAAAGAAACTAATTAAGCTCAAGCTTTGAAACTCAACCCAACCTGCCTAAGAATGATTTAAGTAGATTTGTTTATCCATTTTCTTAGGTGGCAATGGGTTGAAAAAAACTCCAACCCGAGCCTACTGAGTTGACCAACAAATTGAGTTCAACCCAGCCAACCCATTGGATGTCCACCCATACTGTcatcaattcttttttttttttccaaattaacGAGTTATGTATTCCCTCACTAGTTCTCATTTCACTCATATTGATTGCAAGTTGTTTAGAGTAGATGGCCTTACTTTTTAAggaaaatgaatgaaaatggcttgaaaattttggattttaacgataaggacaaaatatagggtaaagtgaatagtatcaggattgactttttaatgtaaaaatgtggtttttcgttaaagtgaacagtaccgggagcttttcgttaatgTTCCCTACTTTTTATTACTAGTTGATTTCATATcttaataacatttttttttaaaaagggaTAAGCAGTTGGCTTTTCCATGACATTATACTTTTTTAGGGGCTAAGAAAACTCACAGAAGTATTTCAGTCTCCCATTGACCATCATCATGTTAATAATTTTCGATAATGTTATATCGCCTAACCTAGGAATCAATAGTAGTaaaacaaacttttttttttatccacaaAGAGATACAAATTTAAAACCTCTCCAACTATTATAAATGGTGCGCTTTAATGACTTGAAACCCCCACATAAAAAATTTCTACACAAAATTAAAAGAGAAATTAGTTGAATGAGCTGAAATAATTAGTTCTCAATGTATCGTCCATAATAGTTGTATTGTTGATACTTTTAATCAATATGTTGTTTATATCTAATTTCTTTTCCAAGTAATGCTATGGATGTCATATTTTAAACCACATTAATGTTCCATTTCATGTGACAAGTGATGCATACAATTAATATCCAATCagataaatttattaattaacgtGACATATACACATCATTTACCCCGTCAAATAATATACACATGTGGTACAAAAATGTAATCTCGCTAATATATTTCTTTCCATTAATTCAACAACTAGAATTTTATTTCATATCATTTTAACCtatttttcaaattaaaatGTCAATATAAACCAAACTTTGCGAACCACGCCGAAAATATTGTTCTCCCGCGAAAAGGTTTGGATAGTCCGAATCCCGATGCAGCGCGGGTCATATACTTTAGGGTCAATTTTAAACGGGTCTCCTCTGCACGACTGTCGTCTGCAAGAAATGAACGGCTAAAACCCACAGCACCGCCGCCGTACACAGCCGTGGCAGCAGCACAAGAAGAACTACTTCACAGTCTAAATCTAATCCCTATCCCGGATAATGCTTTCCATCCGCTTCCCTATACCAATCAAGAACGCTCTCACTCCTTCCATTCCCAGATTCTCTCGCAACCAAACACCCAGAAGAATCCGATCACATCCGCGCCtctccaactctctctctcttcattgcGCAACCGCAACCGATGCGGTTGTTCACAGGGAAGAGAGCAGAGAGCAACTTAATGACCGATTTGCCCCTGGTGTACACTTTCCGCCGGATGACGAGCCGTTGCCGGTGGGCCTACGGAGAGAGCTGATGCCAAGACACGTGGCCGTGATCATGGACGGAAACGTGAGGTGGGAGAGGCGGAGGGGGCTGCCGGCCGGGTCGGGTCACGAGGCGGGTGCGCAGTCGCTGAGAGGGCTCGTTGAGCTGTGCTGTAAATGGGGGATTAGGGTTCTCACTGTTTTCGCGTTTTCTTTTGATAATTGGACTCGGCCAAAGGTCAGTTGTTCAAAACTCAGAAGCAAGAGAAGTGCTTTCTGATGTAAAGTGCTTTTTTGGttgttgttttggttttgtgtttctttttggAACTGTGGAATGATTTGGCTTGGTTATAATGTAGGTGGAGGTTGAATTTCTGCTGGATTTGTttgagaagatgattagctcCGAAATCGACGATTTTGCAAGGTAGCACATTTATGTTCGAAATCATCACATTTCTGCATAGGTTTTGTTGGGACGTGCTGCAACTTGAAATGTTTGTCCCATTttttgtgagctttgaaactgtTTTTACTTCCTAGGGATTTTTATTCCCCTAAAAACTTGAATTGCACATTTTCGTGGTAGACTGTGGCCGAAAACTCCTAACCTGAACTCGTTCCAATGAACCTAATTGTATATTGTCTTGTTTTGGTGTTAATCGTTAGAATGTATTCGTTGAAAACTCTCTGGCAAGTTGAGACCTGCTAGATTGAATGGGTGGCTGGTGTACTCAATCTCAATGAGGTACTGAGTTACAGTGTTAAAACATCTGATTTGGCTTCTATTTGCTTTGACAGCGAAGGTATTCGAATATCAATCATTGGGGATTCATCAAAGCTCCCTAACCCTTTACCGAAACTGATAAGTGATGCGGAGGAGAGAACGAAGGACAACTCTAGACTCCAACTAATTGTGGCAGTGAGCTACAGCGGAAAATATGATGTTGTGCAAGCATGCAAAAGTATTTCTCAAAAGGTAAAAGATGGGGTTGTTGAAGTGGACGATATCAATGAAAGCCTCATTGAACAAGAACTAGAAACTAACTGTACCGAGTTTCCCTACCCTGATCTGCTAATACGAACAAGTGGCGAACTCAGAGTCAGTAACTTCTTGTTGTGGCAGTTGGCCTACACGGAACTTTTCTTTGCATCGGCACTTTGGCCTGATTTTGGGAAGTCTGAGTTTGTGGAGGCCTTGGTTTCCTTTCAGCAGAGGCAGCGGCGTTATGGTGGAAGAGATCTATAAGTGACGAATTTGTATTTCCTTTCAGCAGAGGCAGCGGCAGAGGCGTTGTGTAAATATTAGCATCATATGCTGGTTGCACATGTATTCTTTCTTGATCTCATTGTCTCAGTCCCTGTATCAGTAGCTGCATCAAATATTTATGAATCTATGTAGCATGTGCTTTGTCTGCCCATCTACCTGGTTGTTTCCTAGTTATGGCTTTACCAACGGTAAATTAGTGTCATCATGGTCATAGAATGAATCGTTCATACTCTGTAATTCTATTGTTTCTCCATATCTTCTCTTGCATCTGATTATTTCGGATTTACGGGCACTTCCAATTATTAATTTTACCCGGGTTTGTCCATGAGCAGATAGTTAGCATGAAGACTTTGTTTTGCAGGAGCAAGAAGATTATGTAAAGCATTATCTCTCGTTCAAATGGTAAGGCAAACAAATTAACAGTTTGCTGTAAACATTACTTTTTTAGTCAATTTTGCGTTAATCTTACGCTCTAAAAGTAATTATTGCTCCACATTGTAGCACAGTTGTGTACTTCCTGTTTGATTAATTACACCATTGGTGCTTGTAGCTATGATTTTTTTCGTCATACTGTAAAGTGAATATTCATAACTCCTTGTTCGCAAGGATAGATTTTACAGTACACAGTTTGGGCTAAACAATTCTACTGCTAGCAAATTGCTCAAAATTATCAGTTTCACTTACCAGGGGGCCGGGGCATTGATAATTGCTTATTCCGAAAGATGTTGTGTCGTCTATTACTATTATCCAGAGCGTGGATACATAATCATCATGTTTGATTAGGAGCCGCCTCATGCATAATGCTGTGGAGGTTCCTGAGTAGTGTGAACACCGGATTGTCAAACTGAATTATATGCAGTCATTTAGCTGATCTCTTCATTTATGTTCTACTTAATCCTGGCATCCTGCATTAGTTTAATGACAAAAACAGCAATTATGACAGCCAACCATGCTTATAGGTCTCCCTTGAGagaggccttttttttttggtaattccATCAGTCTTTGCACCAATCCATTTAACTTGGTTTCCACAAAACACCATGCTCCAGGGAAGATTGCAGATCCTGGACAAGAGCAAGGATACTTGTTCCCCAAGGTATGTGGCTTTTGattatgtctttttttttcttatggtTTGTAATGATATGATAAAATCATCAGTATGAGAAGCAGCCACTCTTGGTCTAAAACGTCTTTCCGCTAGAGTTGGCCGAAATATGTACTCGAAATGTGGCTATGGTATCCGATTACTcggaagagaaggagaaaaatgaaaatggaCGAAACCGACAAGGGGCGTCCCTTTCCTTCCTGCTACAGAAGCATCCCTGATTGAACAATAATGTGGTGGATAGCAGGCCCCTAACAAGGGAGATGTTACTAATACAGTACAGTTAGGTGTgtactttgtttttttattgctGTTGCCATTTGGTCAGGTACGTTGAAGGTTAAAGAAGAAAGTGGGTGAGATGCGAAGGGCAGTTGGCTGAGATATTGGTTGCACTTGTAGTCTGTTATGTGGTTGTCCTACGTGAGGACGTCTAGATGAATACAACAAAGGAAGTAATTCTAACTCCCGGCTTATCTCTTTGCACCCATGCTCTTGGTTCCAAGTTCTAACCACAAGATCAAATAAATCAACGGTAAATTaagaggaaaactaatgaaaagggtttgaaaactttgagttttaacgataaggacaaaataaagggtaaagtgaatagtatcagaattgattttctaatgtaaaaatgtggtttttcgttaaaatgaacagtaccgggaacttttcgttaaagtttcctaaatTAAGAGTACAAAACAAGAACGCAAAAATCCAATAAACACGTCTACGCCCACTTCTTATCGGATGAAGGAAGACGGATTTTTGATCGTTTCTATTGATGCGACGATATTAGGTTCTTTGCCCCCAAGGAGTTAGATTGCAAGGGCGTATCTGGTGGTATCGTATACAAGATCACGGCTGCATGGAAGAGTGGGCACTGCAGAGAGACGTGGAAACACCCGGCATCAGATACAAGTTATAATTCGGAAAGACGTGGaacatgtaaaatgtacctAACCAACATTATAATTCATAAAAATTGTTCGCTAccaacaagaaataaaaaatattaagagCTGTTAAATGAGCATTAATGTTGTGCGGATGAGTTGGTGGGTATCTCACTGAGTTATCCCCTCTAGGCCACTGTTCGAGGCCGCCACGGCCccaatttttcattaattctGCACAGCGTTTGTGTTGTACATGGGCTCCGCGCGCGTCAGCTAGGTCATCAATACAGCAATATATATGGGTACcaccaataatttttttttgtactttataGCATGAGAAAGTTTCCAGAAAAACTACAAATTGTAATAATTCTCCCGCTAAATTGGCCTCTGCGTACGAGTGTCCAAGTGTCTTCCAACGCTGCGAGGCTTAACGTTCAAACTCACGGAGGAGACGACGACGTAACAGTCCGCAGCATCATGTTCCTATCCCTGAGCTCTCCTATCTCAATCGAGAACGCCCTCATTCCCTTCAAACCGAGGTCCTCCCGCTCCCAAACACCCGGAATCCGATCACATCCACTCCCCTCAAATCCACTCTCTCTTCCTCGCTCAGCAGCAGCTGCTGCGGCTTTCAAGGAAGAGACGAGACAGTTTGCCCCTGGCGGGGACTTCCCGCCGGACGAGGAGTCGCTGCCCGCGGGTCTTCGGCGAGATTTGATGCCAAGGCACGTGGCGGTGATCATGGACGGTAACGTGAGGTGGGAGAAGCGGAGGGGGTTGCCGGCTGGGTCGGGTCACCAGGCCGGTGTACGGTCGGTGAGAGAGCTCATTAAGCTGAGCTCCAAATGGGGAATTGGAGTTCTCACTGTTTTTGCCTTTTCGTATGATAATTGGAATCGGTCCAAGGTCAGTTGTTCTCAAGCTTAGAAAGTGCTTACTTTATATTTTTGGTTAGAAAGACGTGATGTATTCATGATCAGCACTTGTAGCGTTGTAGGTTGGAGGTTTTAAGTTGAGATCTTGTAAAATGACAACTTCAATACTAAGTGTTTGTTTGATAGAGTTAAACTAAAGACAGCGATGGATCCAGGAGTCTAACATCGGGTGGTTATAATTAAAGTATGTTAGTCGGGTGACGGATTAGGATCTAGCGCCTATGTGCCTAGATGAGATGTAGGCGGACTAGGTGAATTTAAGTAaacttattatatattatacagATAAGTGTAAGAGaatttgagttttttattttaattaaatttatcatTTAACATATTACATACAAAAATATCATAATTTTTGCTTTAGTATTTTAGTGAATTTGATAGTATGATATGAAAGTTCAAGTGATTACAAGTTTGTTGTACTTTACAAAATAGTTTTCAAATATCGTACGAATTTATAGTgaattttaaaagaaataaaGGTGTCAAACATATGGTATAAAAAGTATTGGTTGAGTAATGCACCATTCCTTTATCAATTAAAATATTAGGCGACACAACCTGATAAGAAACaatttaaccaaaaaacaaaaaaacaaaagggagTTGGTCATgtgagaaagggagagagaaacTCTTTCTTCTTCGTTGGAACCAAGGTCCAAGAATAGCAAAGCCATGGTGGTCTTTCTTCTTGATTCAAAACTTATGTTGCACAATATATGCACAACTATGATGGTCTTCTCTCTTCCACAACCTGCCCGTTGGGTGGTCATCAAAGGTCCTCACAAGCACTTATTTGGACTTTCTGGTGGTCCTGGGTCCATACATGCATCCACCTCTTACTAGAGTATCGAACCTGGAAAGCTAGAGTATAACACAAACGGGATAAGcaaataaagtttttttttttttcacgaagTCTAGGCTGTTGTAGAGGGATTGAGCATTCCTTTGAACCAATGTGAAGATCTAGGGTAAATTTTGAAAGATTGAAACTCAAAGGAAATTGACGtttcactttttattttattttttaaactgaaaatttgaaacttgtttggtaactaCTTTATGTTTTCTAaaactaaaaagtaaaaattactTCTTTGagttttctttaaatttttttaaaactaaagtAGTTACCAAACTTGTATTCAGCTAAAAACTAAAACTGAATCAAAGGTCCCTAAATTATTATGTCAAGTTGCTTTAgttaaagggaactttaacgaaaaaccacatttttatactaaaaagtcaatcctgatactattcactttaccctttattttgtccatatcgttaaaattcaaaattttcaagctattttcattagttttcctttagttagggaactttaacaaaaagctcccggtactgtttactttaacgaaaaatcacatttttacattaaaaagtcaatcctgatactattcaatATCCCACCACTTCAttgtgtttaaattttttttactttttaaaaaagcacgaattttgtttttggttgttcTGTATGTCTTTGGAAAT
This window of the Malus domestica chromosome 03, GDT2T_hap1 genome carries:
- the LOC103418815 gene encoding dehydrodolichyl diphosphate synthase 2-like, whose product is MLSIRFPIPIKNALTPSIPRFSRNQTPRRIRSHPRLSNSLSLHCATATDAVVHREESREQLNDRFAPGVHFPPDDEPLPVGLRRELMPRHVAVIMDGNVRWERRRGLPAGSGHEAGAQSLRGLVELCCKWGIRVLTVFAFSFDNWTRPKVEVEFLLDLFEKMISSEIDDFASEGIRISIIGDSSKLPNPLPKLISDAEERTKDNSRLQLIVAVSYSGKYDVVQACKSISQKVKDGVVEVDDINESLIEQELETNCTEFPYPDLLIRTSGELRVSNFLLWQLAYTELFFASALWPDFGKSEFVEALVSFQQRQRRYGGRDL
- the LOC103418805 gene encoding cis-prenyltransferase 4, chloroplastic-like translates to MRKFPEKLQIVIILPLNWPLRTSVQVSSNAARLNVQTHGGDDDVTVRSIMFLSLSSPISIENALIPFKPRSSRSQTPGIRSHPLPSNPLSLPRSAAAAAAFKEETRQFAPGGDFPPDEESLPAGLRRDLMPRHVAVIMDGNVRWEKRRGLPAGSGHQAGVRSVRELIKLSSKWGIGVLTVFAFSYDNWNRSKMEVGFLMTLFEKMITAEIDNLARDGVRISIIGDSSKLPKSLQKVISDAEERTKDNSRLHLIVAVSYSGKYDVVQACKSICHKVKDGLVQVDDINESLVEQELETNCTEFPYPDLLIRTGGDIRVSNFLLWQLAYTELFFVSALWPDFGKAEFAEALTSFQRRQRRYGGR